A DNA window from Fragaria vesca subsp. vesca linkage group LG3, FraVesHawaii_1.0, whole genome shotgun sequence contains the following coding sequences:
- the LOC101298974 gene encoding putative methyltransferase DDB_G0268948-like translates to MADLFLKQSKQYAVGRPGYPEKLFQFIASKAPAHDLAWDVGTGTGQAARSLAEIYKNVVATDTSQTQLECAPKLPNVRYVHTSAVLTIPEIEQKVLAPKSSVDLVTIAQALHWFDLPSFYEQVKWVLKKPNGVIAAWCYTLPRINNNVDTLFGRFYSIDVEPYWEPPRKLVDNKYSTIDFPFEPVSGEGSTGPFEFAAETLMGLDDFFTYLRSWSGYQTAKDKGVELLNEDVMEQFKQAWNVDGGDGQKVVNYTIYLRIGRVGN, encoded by the exons ATGGCGGATCTGTTCCTCAAACAATCAAAGCAGTACGCGGTGGGTCGGCCAGGTTACCCAGAAAAGCTGTTTCAGTTCATTGCTTCCAAGGCTCCAGCCCACGACCTTGCTTGGGACGTCGGCACCGGTACTGGCCAGGCTGCCCGATCC CTGGCTGAGATCTACAAGAATGTGGTGGCCACAGACACAAGCCAAACGCAACTCGAATGCGCTCCAAAACTCCCCAATGTTCGCTACGTGCACACTTCTGCAGTGCTGACCATACCCGAAATTGAACAAAAAGTACTGGCTCCAAAATCTAGTGTTGATTTAGTGACCATTGCACAAGCCCTGCATTGGTTTGACCTCCCAAGTTTCTATGAACAAGTGAAATGGGTGCTCAAGAAACCAAACGGGGTCATTGCTGCATGGTGCTACACTCTGCCTAGAATTAACAACAATGTAGACACTCTCTTCGGTCGGTTCTATTCCATTGATGTCGAACCCTACTGGGAACCGCCGCGTAAATTAGTGGACAACAAGTACAGCACCATCGATTTTCCGTTTGAGCCGGTTAGCGGAGAGGGAAGTACTGGACCGTTCGAGTTTGCAGCGGAGACATTGATGGGTTTGGATGATTTTTTCACGTATCTAAGGTCGTGGTCAGGTTATCAGACTGCTAAGGACAAGGGTGTTGAGCTTCTGAATGAGGATGTGATGGAACAATTTAAGCAAGCCTGGAATGTTGATGGTGGAGATGGACAGAAGGTTGTAAACTATACTATCTATTTAAGAATTGGAAGAGTGGGGAATTAG
- the LOC101299270 gene encoding uncharacterized protein LOC101299270, translating into MIQLLFIVIISEMALILACLFRTPLRKLVIVGLDQIKRGRGPVVVKTAAGTVFVVLLTSLYGMVKIKRSGADAVGILSPTDQILMFKHLLEVTLMGFFLFLVLMIDRIHHYIRELRVRRKTMEAIKKQNRGSEDGKAGGLDEVKALENEMSTSRLRIKQLESNIETTTKEAHAAEASVDALRKQSEGFLLEYDRLLEENQNLKNQLQSLDRKVSHSGSKKDP; encoded by the exons ATGATCCAGCTATTGTTCATAGTGATAATCTCAGAGATGGCTCTGATTCTGGCGTGTTTGTTCAGAACACCATTGAGGAAGCTGGTGATAGTGGGCCTGGATCAGATCAAGCGGGGACGTGGACCTGTGGTGGTGAAGACGGCGGCGGGAACGGTGTTTGTGGTGTTGTTGACCAGCCTCTACGGTATGGTGAAGATCAAGAGGAGTGGAGCCGATGCAGTTGGGATTCTTAGTCCCACGGATCAGATCCTCATGTTTAAGCATCTACTTGAAGTCACCCTAATGG GGTTCTTCCTATTCCTTGTTCTTATGATAGACAGAATACATCACTACATTAGAGAGCTTCGTGTACGAAGAAAGACCATGGAGGCTATAAAGAAGCAGAACCGAGGATCTGAGGATGGAAAAGCTGGTGGTTTGGACGAGGTCAAGGCCTTGGAGAATGAGATGTCTACATCACGCTTAAGAATCAAACAACTAGAATCTAACATTGAGACAACGACGAAAGAAGCTCATGCTGCAGAAGCCAGTGTTGATGCTCTGAGGAAACAATCTGAAGGCTTCCTTCTTGAGTATGATCGGTTACTTGAAGAAAATCAAAACTTAAAAAACCAATTGCAGTCATTGGACCGGAAAGTGTCACATTCAGGTAGCAAGAAAGATCCATAA